In the Sarcophilus harrisii chromosome 1, mSarHar1.11, whole genome shotgun sequence genome, one interval contains:
- the LOC116420471 gene encoding olfactory receptor 13D1-like codes for MENQNQTFVTMFFLRGLAAYPIFYSVFSLLSLIMYIMILVGNSFLITIIILDSHLHTPMYFFLSNLSFLDICYTSSSVPMIIVNFLSDEKSISFVGCGTQMFFSLALGSTECVLLTVMSYDRYVAICRPLRYPIIMNKELCGWMAASSWMTGVLNSLVQIILALHLPFCGNNVIDYLTCEILAVLKLACTDISLNVIIMVISNVILLVIPVLLIVISYAFILVTILRINSVEGRKKAFSTCSAHLTVVTMFYGTILFMYMKPKSKDSHATDELIALFYAVVIPMLNPIIYSLRNKDVKAAVKKLSKSIFSQTT; via the coding sequence atggaaaatcaaaacCAGACATTTGTGACCATGTTTTTTCTTCGTGGTCTAGCTGCTTACCCCATCTTttactctgttttttctcttttgtccctTATCATGTACATTATGATATTGGTGGGCAATAGTTTCCTCATCACAATCATCATCCTGGACTCTCATCTCCACACCCCCATGTACTTCTTCCTCAGTAACCTCTCTTTCCTGGATATCTGCTACACATCTTCTTCTGTTCCAATGATAATTGTGAACtttctttcagatgaaaaatCCATTTCCTTTGTGGGCTGTGGAACACAAATGTTCTTCTCTCTTGCCTTGGGGTCTACAGAGTGTGTGCTCCTCACTGTCATGTCATATGACCGGTATGTGGCCATTTGTAGACCCTTGAGGTACCCCATCATCATGAACAAGGAGCTTTGTGGATGGATGGCAGCCAGTTCCTGGATGACAGGTGTGCTAAATTCATTGGTGCAAATAATTCTTGCTCTGCATTTGCCTTTTTGTGGGAACAATGTCATTGATTATCTTACATGTGAGATCCTGGCCGTGCTAAAATTAGCATGTACAGATATCTCCCTCAATGTAATTATTATGGTGATATCAAATGTAATCTTACTCGTTATTCCAGTGTTGCTAATTGTTATCTCTTATGCCTTCATCCTTGTTACAATTCTGAGGATTAATTCtgtagagggaaggaaaaaagcctTTTCCACTTGTTCAGCCCACCTGACTGTGGTGACTATGTTTTATGGGACCATCCTCTTCATGTACATGAAGCCCAAGTCCAAAGATTCCCATGCAACAGATGAGCTGATTGCTCTCTTCTATGCTGTGGTCATTCCCATGCTGAATCCCATCATTTACAGTCTGAGGAACAAGGATGTAAAAGCTGCTGTGAAAAAGCTAAGTAAAAGCATCTTCTCACAGACAACATGA